The following proteins are co-located in the Prionailurus viverrinus isolate Anna chromosome A1, UM_Priviv_1.0, whole genome shotgun sequence genome:
- the SMAD9 gene encoding mothers against decapentaplegic homolog 9 isoform X1 codes for MHSSTPISSLFSFTSPAVKRLLGWKQGDEEEKWAEKAVDSLVKKLKKKKGAMDELERALSCPGQPSKCVTIPRSLDGRLQVSHRKGLPHVIYCRVWRWPDLQSHHELKPLECCEFPFGSKQKEVCINPYHYRRVETPVLPPVLVPRHSEYNPQLSLLAKFRSASLHSEPLMPHNATYPDSFQQPPCPAFPPSPGPVFSQSPCTAGYPHSPGSPSEPESPYQHSADTPPPPYHATEAPGTQNGRPVDATADSHLVLSVPNGDFRPVCYEEPQHWCSVAYYELNNRVGETFQASSRSVLIDGFTDPSNNRNRFCLGLLSNVNRNSTIENTRRHIGKGVHLYYVGGEVYAECVSDSSIFVQSRNCNYQHGFHPATVCKIPSGCSLKIFNNQLFAQLLAQSVHHGFEVVYELTKMCTIRMSFVKGWGAEYHRQDVTSTPCWIEIHLHGPLQWLDKVLTQMGSPHNPISSVS; via the exons ATGCACTCCAGCACCCCCATcagctccctcttctccttcaccAGCCCGGCAGTGAAGAGACTGCTAGGCTGGAAGCAAGGAGATGAAGAGGAAAAGTGGGCAGAGAAGGCAGTAGACTCTTtagtaaagaaattaaagaagaagaaaggagccaTGGATGAGCTGGAGAGGGCCCTCAGCTGCCCGGGGCAGCCCAGCAAATGCGTTACAATTCCCAGGTCCCTGGATGGGCGGCTGCAGGTGTCCCACCGCAAGGGGTTGCCCCACGTCATTTACTGCCGAGTGTGGCGCTGGCCTGATCTCCAGTCTCACCACGAGTTGAAGCCGCTGGAGTGCTGTGAGTTCCCATTTGGATCCAAGCAGAAAGAGGTGTGCATTAACCCCTACCACTATCGCCGGGTGGAGACTCCAG TGCTGCCTCCGGTGCTCGTGCCAAGACATAGTGAATATAACCCCCAGCTCAGCCTCCTGGCCAAGTTCCGCAGTGCCTCCCTCCACAGCGAGCCTCTCATGCCACACAATGCCACCTATCCCGACTCCTTCCAGCAGCCTCCGTGCCCTGCGTTCCCTCCCTCGCCTGGGCCCGTGTTCTCACAGTCCCCGTGCACCGCCGGCTACCCTCACTCCCCAGGAAGCCCCTCCGAGCCAGAGAGCCCGTATCAACACTCAG CTGACACACCACCCCCGCCTTATCATGCCACAGAAGCCCCAGGGACCCAGAATGGCCGACCTGTAGATGCCACAGCTGATAGTCATTTAGTGCTGTCAGTGCCTAATGGAG ACTTTCGACCAGTTTGCTACGAGGAACCACAGCACTGGTGCTCTGTTGCGTACTATGAACTGAACAACCGAGTTGGGGAGACATTCCAGGCCTCCTCCCGAAGCGTGCTTATAGATGGATTCACAGACCCTTCAAATAACAGGAACAGATTCTGTCTTGGACTTCTTTCTAACGTTAACAGAAACTCAACAATAGAAAACACCAGGAGACACATAGGAAAGG GCGTGCATTTATACTATGTTGGGGGAGAGGTGTATGCCGAGTGTGTGAGTGACAGCAGCATCTTCGTGCAGAGCCGGAACTGCAACTATCAGCATGGCTTCCACCCGGCCACCGTCTGCAAGATCCCCAGTGGCTGCAGTCTCAAGATCTTCAACAACCAGCTCTTTGCTCagctgctggctcagtcagttcaccACGGATTTGAAGTCGTCTATGAGTTAACTAAGATGTGCACTATCCGGATGAGCTTTGTTAAG GGCTGGGGAGCTGAGTATCATCGCCAAGATGTCACGAGCACCCCCTGCTGGATTGAGATTCATCTTCATGGACCACTGCAGTGGTTGGACAAAGTTCTGACTCAGATGGGCTCTCCACATAACCCGATCTCTTCGGTGTCTTAA
- the SMAD9 gene encoding mothers against decapentaplegic homolog 9 isoform X2, whose translation MHSSTPISSLFSFTSPAVKRLLGWKQGDEEEKWAEKAVDSLVKKLKKKKGAMDELERALSCPGQPSKCVTIPRSLDGRLQVSHRKGLPHVIYCRVWRWPDLQSHHELKPLECCEFPFGSKQKEVCINPYHYRRVETPVLPPVLVPRHSEYNPQLSLLAKFRSASLHSEPLMPHNATYPDSFQQPPCPAFPPSPGPVFSQSPCTAGYPHSPGSPSEPESPYQHSDFRPVCYEEPQHWCSVAYYELNNRVGETFQASSRSVLIDGFTDPSNNRNRFCLGLLSNVNRNSTIENTRRHIGKGVHLYYVGGEVYAECVSDSSIFVQSRNCNYQHGFHPATVCKIPSGCSLKIFNNQLFAQLLAQSVHHGFEVVYELTKMCTIRMSFVKGWGAEYHRQDVTSTPCWIEIHLHGPLQWLDKVLTQMGSPHNPISSVS comes from the exons ATGCACTCCAGCACCCCCATcagctccctcttctccttcaccAGCCCGGCAGTGAAGAGACTGCTAGGCTGGAAGCAAGGAGATGAAGAGGAAAAGTGGGCAGAGAAGGCAGTAGACTCTTtagtaaagaaattaaagaagaagaaaggagccaTGGATGAGCTGGAGAGGGCCCTCAGCTGCCCGGGGCAGCCCAGCAAATGCGTTACAATTCCCAGGTCCCTGGATGGGCGGCTGCAGGTGTCCCACCGCAAGGGGTTGCCCCACGTCATTTACTGCCGAGTGTGGCGCTGGCCTGATCTCCAGTCTCACCACGAGTTGAAGCCGCTGGAGTGCTGTGAGTTCCCATTTGGATCCAAGCAGAAAGAGGTGTGCATTAACCCCTACCACTATCGCCGGGTGGAGACTCCAG TGCTGCCTCCGGTGCTCGTGCCAAGACATAGTGAATATAACCCCCAGCTCAGCCTCCTGGCCAAGTTCCGCAGTGCCTCCCTCCACAGCGAGCCTCTCATGCCACACAATGCCACCTATCCCGACTCCTTCCAGCAGCCTCCGTGCCCTGCGTTCCCTCCCTCGCCTGGGCCCGTGTTCTCACAGTCCCCGTGCACCGCCGGCTACCCTCACTCCCCAGGAAGCCCCTCCGAGCCAGAGAGCCCGTATCAACACTCAG ACTTTCGACCAGTTTGCTACGAGGAACCACAGCACTGGTGCTCTGTTGCGTACTATGAACTGAACAACCGAGTTGGGGAGACATTCCAGGCCTCCTCCCGAAGCGTGCTTATAGATGGATTCACAGACCCTTCAAATAACAGGAACAGATTCTGTCTTGGACTTCTTTCTAACGTTAACAGAAACTCAACAATAGAAAACACCAGGAGACACATAGGAAAGG GCGTGCATTTATACTATGTTGGGGGAGAGGTGTATGCCGAGTGTGTGAGTGACAGCAGCATCTTCGTGCAGAGCCGGAACTGCAACTATCAGCATGGCTTCCACCCGGCCACCGTCTGCAAGATCCCCAGTGGCTGCAGTCTCAAGATCTTCAACAACCAGCTCTTTGCTCagctgctggctcagtcagttcaccACGGATTTGAAGTCGTCTATGAGTTAACTAAGATGTGCACTATCCGGATGAGCTTTGTTAAG GGCTGGGGAGCTGAGTATCATCGCCAAGATGTCACGAGCACCCCCTGCTGGATTGAGATTCATCTTCATGGACCACTGCAGTGGTTGGACAAAGTTCTGACTCAGATGGGCTCTCCACATAACCCGATCTCTTCGGTGTCTTAA